Proteins co-encoded in one Coriobacterium glomerans PW2 genomic window:
- the cysK gene encoding cysteine synthase A → MSALRTSIDQLIGRTPMLELTRIEQEYHLKARILAKLELFNPAGSIKDRVARAMLDDAERSGRLRRGSGATVIEPTSGNTGVGIASVAAARGYRVIITMPDSMSVERRRLMRAYGAELVLTEGAAGMNGAIAKAEELAARIPGSIICGQFTNPANPRVHYETTGPEIWQDTDGSVDVFVAGVGTGGTITGVGRYLKERNPRVRVVAVEPAGSPMLSRGESGAHEIEGIGAGFVPEVLDTSIYDEVITVDDDRALSMGRRIARAEGLLVGISSGAAAWAAMQLANRAENSGRTIAVVLPDTGERYLSTSLFSA, encoded by the coding sequence ATGAGCGCCCTTCGCACATCTATCGACCAGCTGATCGGTCGCACGCCGATGCTGGAACTCACCCGCATCGAACAGGAGTACCACCTGAAGGCGCGCATTCTCGCCAAACTCGAGCTGTTCAACCCCGCCGGTTCAATCAAAGACCGGGTGGCTCGAGCGATGCTGGATGACGCGGAGCGCAGCGGTCGCCTGCGTCGAGGCTCAGGTGCCACCGTTATCGAGCCCACATCAGGCAACACCGGCGTCGGCATCGCTTCGGTCGCAGCGGCCCGCGGTTATCGCGTCATCATCACCATGCCCGATTCGATGAGCGTCGAGCGGCGGCGTCTCATGAGGGCATACGGTGCCGAGCTGGTGCTCACCGAGGGCGCCGCCGGAATGAACGGTGCCATCGCCAAAGCCGAGGAGCTTGCCGCGCGCATCCCGGGGAGCATCATCTGCGGACAGTTCACCAACCCGGCGAACCCCCGTGTCCACTATGAGACAACGGGGCCGGAGATCTGGCAGGATACGGATGGTTCCGTCGATGTATTCGTTGCCGGCGTGGGAACGGGTGGCACCATCACCGGCGTGGGACGCTATCTCAAGGAGCGCAACCCGCGCGTTCGCGTCGTCGCGGTGGAGCCCGCCGGATCGCCGATGCTCTCGCGGGGCGAATCCGGTGCGCATGAGATCGAGGGCATCGGCGCGGGATTCGTCCCCGAGGTGCTCGATACGAGTATATACGACGAGGTCATCACCGTAGACGACGATCGCGCTCTCTCAATGGGCCGCCGAATCGCCCGCGCAGAGGGACTGCTCGTCGGGATCTCCTCGGGCGCGGCCGCATGGGCGGCGATGCAGCTCGCGAACCGCGCTGAGAACAGCGGCAGAACCATCGCGGTCGTGCTGCCCGACACCGGAGAGCGATATCTATCGACATCGCTGTTCAGCGCTTGA
- a CDS encoding RrF2 family transcriptional regulator — MLVSTKGRHALRALVDLAEHQAAGYIPLKQIADRQSISEKYLESILSSLVQHGLLLGRRGRGGGYRLARNARRCTVMSVLTLTEGSISAVPCLEGRSTGCHRASRCRTLAMWEGLDSLVRTYLEGVTIADLMRSPKMAIAAPDARQTTARPGEVSVSDDRVQDP; from the coding sequence ATGCTGGTCTCGACGAAGGGTCGCCATGCTCTCAGAGCGCTCGTCGATCTCGCAGAGCATCAAGCCGCAGGCTACATCCCCTTGAAGCAGATCGCGGATCGCCAGAGCATCTCAGAGAAGTATCTCGAGAGCATCCTGTCGAGCTTGGTCCAGCACGGCCTTCTGTTGGGTCGACGCGGTCGGGGCGGAGGATACCGGCTCGCTCGAAACGCTCGGCGCTGCACGGTCATGTCGGTGCTGACCCTCACCGAGGGCAGCATCTCGGCGGTTCCATGTCTTGAGGGGCGATCCACAGGCTGCCATCGGGCATCGAGATGTCGCACTCTTGCGATGTGGGAGGGGCTTGATTCTCTGGTGAGGACCTACCTCGAAGGTGTCACCATCGCAGATCTCATGCGCAGCCCCAAGATGGCGATCGCCGCACCTGATGCGCGACAGACGACAGCGCGACCAGGTGAGGTCTCAGTCTCTGATGATCGCGTGCAGGATCCTTGA
- a CDS encoding phage holin family protein yields the protein MRFLLNWITTSLAIAIAVNVVPGIVPFGSAEPWMSFLFVGLCLGIVNAFIKPIVTIVSLPFTLVTLGIFQLFINSFMFELASWLSKNLFGTGIIISSFSAAFLGALAVSVISRILHAIIRD from the coding sequence ATGAGATTTCTGCTCAACTGGATCACCACCTCGCTGGCGATCGCCATCGCCGTGAACGTCGTTCCCGGCATCGTTCCGTTCGGCTCTGCCGAGCCTTGGATGAGCTTCTTGTTCGTCGGGCTGTGCCTGGGTATCGTTAACGCATTCATAAAGCCGATCGTGACGATCGTGTCGCTGCCCTTCACGCTCGTGACGCTCGGCATATTCCAGCTTTTTATCAACAGCTTCATGTTCGAGCTGGCAAGCTGGCTCTCAAAGAACCTGTTTGGAACCGGCATCATCATCTCGAGCTTCTCCGCGGCCTTTCTCGGAGCGCTCGCCGTGAGCGTCATATCAAGGATCCTGCACGCGATCATCAGAGACTGA
- a CDS encoding YerC/YecD family TrpR-related protein, protein MDNERLFERSDVEQLACALCSLSDVQDCAALLIDLCTPREICELAQRLQVARLLDEGAPYVEVQARTGASSTTVCRVSKALNGSCGGYRRLLVKLEDGSW, encoded by the coding sequence ATGGACAACGAGAGGTTGTTTGAGCGCTCCGATGTGGAGCAGCTGGCATGCGCGCTCTGCTCTTTGAGCGACGTGCAAGACTGCGCCGCCCTGCTCATCGATCTTTGCACGCCGCGCGAGATCTGCGAGCTCGCACAGCGCCTTCAGGTCGCCCGTCTTCTTGACGAGGGCGCCCCCTATGTTGAAGTGCAGGCGCGCACGGGTGCCTCCTCGACGACCGTCTGCCGCGTGTCCAAGGCGTTGAACGGCAGCTGCGGAGGGTATCGAAGGCTGCTGGTCAAACTCGAGGACGGGAGCTGGTGA